TTACCGTCCATAAATGGTTGAAATATATCTTGTATTAGTTCAAGTACCTTCATGTTAGAAAATCCCACCAAACATTGATTTTTTATGTTGGTAGCTTTTCCATTTAATCCCTAAAGCATGCTAATTAAAATACTTTTTAAATAATTTTTCGGCTGTACGGGTAGCCAATGCTTGTGTGGTAAGGGTAGGATTGACACCGCCCAGACTATTAAAATGGACACTGTTATCAGCGATATATAACCGTTTTACTTGAAATGATTCGCAGTCCTGATCAACGACAAATCCCATACGCATCGTACTTTCTATATGAATCATCATTCCTGCCGGCCAATTTGTCCAAATAACTTTTTTGGCCCCTGCCTTCCTTAACAGGTCTGCTGCTATCTTAACAAGTTGACTCCGTTTCCTGCGTGACTGCTTAGTTGGCTGGTAGCTTACAACAGGAACAAATCCATTTTCATCACTAATTGATGCATCAAGCGTAATCCCGTTCCGCTGGTCTACTTCATCATCGGTACTGACTAAAATATTTAACGTTTTACGGTAGGAATCCATTGATTCTTTTAATTCATAACCGTATAGACGTCCCTTAATATCCCACGGATCATTCATCTCAGGCTTGTTTAGAAAAGAGTAACCTGACTCACTCACCGCATAGAAAGAAGCCGTTAAGCCTGGACTCATCCCAACCGACTGCAGAGTTCCAAGTCCGGGATAATCCAATCTCGCCGCGCATGTATTTCCTACAAAGGGATAAATATCTGAGGTTCCTAATATAGGGATCAAATCCTTTTCATCAAATATGCCGGATACCCAATCCATATAATGATTTACCAATCCTTTTCCTACCCATGGATTATCAGGCAATCCTGAATTAAACCAAAGCCTTGGGCTTTCAATGCTTCCAGAAGCCATTATAATGATTTCTGCCCTTAGCTCTTCCTGTTCACCCGTCCAAGTATCCCTAATATTTACGCCTATGGCATGAAGCCCCTTGGACGGGTTATTTTCTGTTATGATTTTTATAACAAAGGCATTTGGTCTAATACAAACATTCCCTGTGTTTAAAGCAAGTGGCACATAGCTGACATTCGTGGACCGTTTTGCAATTTTATCTATAGATGGACCATGTGGGCAGCCGTTAATGCAATGCCCCGCAAGCGTGCAGCCTTCCATCCATGATAATTGTTCGTCAGTGATATTTAGATTTGTGATATTTTCATTAGGAGGCAAAATTGCATTCGGCTGCGGCCTATACCCTGGACCTGTCACATCCAGTGTAGGAATCAAATTCCAGCCTGCTTTCTTTGCACCATAATAAAATAATTCCTCCTTTGCTGTCGTGGCCGCAAAGTTCACCGGTAATGTCGCTTCCACTTTTTCATAATATGGTACAAGTTCCCGGTAAGAAAGCGGCCAGACATTATCAATTGCCGCTGGATAGGCTCGTGGACAATTAGCCGTATAGGTTTGGGTGGTTCCTCCGACACCGGAGCATTGCCAAATTACGCCTTTTTGATTAGCGTTCCGAAACCATTGAGAACGACTACGATCCGCCGGGCCCCAGCGAAACCTTCCTGAAACTAAATCATTTATATTCATTTCAAACTTGTTTAATAATTTTTTATAGAGCATGACATCCAAGTCATCTTTTGTAGAACTGGATACTCCTCCGGGCTGTAAATTTGGATTAGGCCACTTTTTATTCCCGTACCAGGGACCAGCTTCTAAGACCAAAACCTTTAACCCCAATTCTCCCAGCTCTTTCGCTATAACAGCTCCTCCGCCGCCAGCACCAATTACAATCACGTCTTGATTAGCCATTAGTCAACCACCTTCTTGTGCTGGATGATTGCTAAGAACCCGCGAAAATCCCGGTATCCAAAAGATGGACCTGGATACTGGGCCTGGAACCATCCAGGTGGAAAATATTCGACTCTTCTGTATTCAGGAGAAAGTAGTCGTGTGGTTCCGTACGCCGTCCATTCCGAATAGTGGCCAAACATGGGAAGTTGATTTAGTACATCCATCATATTTCGAACGAGTCCCGGGTTATTTTTGTATGGAATGCTCAAGTTTTCAAAATTAATGTCTAGGCGTTCTATTAGGGTAATCGCCCTTAACCTATCTAATGGTGAAAGTGCAGAGAAAGGACCCCCGCTAGGATATGCTGTTACATTTAATGGGTAAAGAATCTGCCCCGTCTGGATTAATCGGGCAGCTCCTAGGTCCAGCAATTCAGCAGTGGATTTTGACATGGAACCATTAACTAACTTAAGCTGCTCTTTTACAGGGAAAGCAATTGAATGATCTAATATCCAAATAACATACTCATAAACATGTAATTCCTGAGCTCCGGCCACAGGAACAGTTCCAATATAATCTTTTTGTTTAAGATGGGGTGGAATGATAGCTTCAACTAGTGACCGAAAAGTGGATATGATATAAGGATTTAAGGTTACACTCCCTCCACTTGCTTCCAAATTTCCCCCACCTCCTTTTTAAGGAATGTTTCTTGCCCTTCATATTAATATTTATGTTTTCTTTCTTCTATGTATGGAAATTAATTAGTAAAAAGGCGAACATTGAATGCTCCTGTCCGCCTTTGTTTTACTATTAAACTTTAACCGTTTCTTGTTCCACCTTTTCCTAAAACAAAGCTAATTTGCTATGTTGTACACCACCACACAGTCAACCATTACTTTTTTTCAATATTTTTCTTCATTAGTTGTGCTATTAATATATCATTTTGATCTGCACTATTTTCTAATTGCTTAATGATTAATTCTTGTCTGGCTTCCGGATGATTTTGACTTAGTTTGGCTTTCCCCTCAATTTTGTTAATGTTGATTTTAAAACCTACAATACCTTTACTCATGCCCTTTATATAAGTTTCATCAACGTTCTCTAAATGATAGGAACTATCTATTTTTTCATATTTACTTACCATGTCTACCAATGATTCAAATACTTCCTTTTCTTCTTCGACAATCTCCAACTCACCATAAACGTGTATAGCAATATAATTCCAAGTTGGTACAGCCTGGTTGGTCTCATACCAGGATGGTGAAATATAGCAATGAGGACCTTGAAAGATAACAAGAACATTTTGACCTTCAATATCCTTCCACTGCTGGTTAGTACGGGCAAAATGTCCATATAAAAAGCCTTCTTCTTTATTTAAAAGGAGTGGCAGATGAGTAGCGTATGGTTCCCCATTATGCTGAGAAAACAAGGTAGCAAAGCTATTCTTTTCAATAAAGTCATAGATGACTTCTTCATTTTTAATAGTAAAATGTTTTGGTATATACATATTCTTTGCATCTCCACTCTAAAGGTATTTAAATTATTTCTCTGTCGGTTACTAAAAACCTCCTTTAACAGTGGTAGTTTTAGAAATAGTAAAGGACTGGGGATGATCATCGCCAGTCCTTTACTCGGAATTTTAAGCTAATAAAATTAGCTATCGCTATTCATTTCTAATTGAGCTTTCAATTCACCCTGAATGCGCTGTTGTTCTGCTATCGTTACAATTCCATAATAGATATTATCAATCATTTTACCTTCTGATATAATGGTCAGCTGTTCAATGTGTTTCCCAGCTTCTTTATAATTCTTTTGGATGCTTATCATTTCTTCGAATGTAAGATTTGTTTTAATATTACTGCCGATCGCTTGAAAGATATCCGGGGCTTTCGATAAGCTAGTGATGCTTGCACCCTCTTTGATTACCGCTTGAATCACTTGGCGTTGACGTTCTTGACGGCCAAAGTCTCCATTCGGATCATCGTATCTCATTCTGATGAAAGCTAATGCTTCCTCGCCATTTAGATGAATCTTACCTGCAGGAAAACTAAATCCTTCTATTTTAAAAGCAAGATCATTCTCGACATTAATCCCGCCCACTGTATCAATAATATCCTTAAAGCCTTCCATATTAATTTTGACGTAATAATCAATTGGAATATCAAGGAAGTTCTCCACCGTATCTACCGCCATTGGAACACCGCCAAATGCGTAAGCATGGTTAATCTTATCTTCTTTTCCCTTACCGACAATCTCTGTCATGGTATCCCTTGGAATACTCAGCATTTTTACAGAATTATTGTTTGGATTTACTGTTAACACAATCATCGTGTCAGAACGCCCGCTATCTCCTTCACGCTCATCCACACCAAGCATTAAAACGGAAAATGGTTCTTTCTTTTTTAATGCCTTAGGCTGCTTTTCACTATTTTGTTTGTCATCGAGCGGTTCATGCATTGTTGCTACTGCACTATTAAAAGATTTATAGACTGTAAACCCATAGATGCCTCCAACAATAAGGAATATAAATATAAACAAACGTATTATATTACGCCATTTAAGCCTCCGTCTTTTTCTCCTTCTCATTTCATAATCTCCTAACCAAAATCAGCATTTTAAATTAGGTTACCAAAGGGTTGTGTCAACACAATTACAGGGTCGTGTCGATTTATTGTTTTTTACTTTACATATTTATTTGGTTATCGACATTATTTTAAGGAAATATTGTTAAACAAACGTTGTATTAATGTCAGCTTCACCCCTTATGTAAAACCAACTCTTATTTATTTCCTAGAAAATTTTTTGTCGATTAGGGATTTTCACTTTTTACTAAATTCTACAAACACTGCAATCCCACTAAAAAAGCTTGAGGATATAATTATCCCCAAGCTATTAAGATTAAATCTATTTACCGATAAACTCTTGTGTCCAATAGTTTCCTTGTGAGACATGTCCAACACCAATATAGTTGAAGTTCGGGCTAAGGATGTTCTTACGGTGACCTTCACTATTCATCCAAGCTTTTACTACTTCTTCAGGTGTTCGCTGCCCCATAGCAATATTTTCACCAGCATAACGATAAGAGATTCCGTATTTTTTCATCATATCAAATGGTGAGCCATATGTTGGGCTTGTATGGCTAAAGTAACCGTTAGCAGACATATCACGAGATTTTTCACGTGCCATTTTGCTAAGTGTTAAATCCACTTTAAGAGCAGGCAATCCATTTTTGGTACGCTCTTGATTGGTAAGGTCGACCACTTTTTGCTCATAGGCACTTAAAGTACTAGTAGTTTGTGTTGTCGTTGGTTGCGTTGTTGTCACTGACTGTTCCTGCACTGGCTGTGTCGTTGTTATTGTTGGAGTTGTCTGTTGAGTTTGTGCAGGTACATTTGTTTGTGTTTGAGTTGGTACCGTCACTTTATATCCAAAACTAGCAAGATATTTTTCAATAACACTATTAATATCATTCAGATTTGATCCTTGATA
This genomic stretch from Neobacillus niacini harbors:
- a CDS encoding GMC family oxidoreductase N-terminal domain-containing protein, yielding MANQDVIVIGAGGGGAVIAKELGELGLKVLVLEAGPWYGNKKWPNPNLQPGGVSSSTKDDLDVMLYKKLLNKFEMNINDLVSGRFRWGPADRSRSQWFRNANQKGVIWQCSGVGGTTQTYTANCPRAYPAAIDNVWPLSYRELVPYYEKVEATLPVNFAATTAKEELFYYGAKKAGWNLIPTLDVTGPGYRPQPNAILPPNENITNLNITDEQLSWMEGCTLAGHCINGCPHGPSIDKIAKRSTNVSYVPLALNTGNVCIRPNAFVIKIITENNPSKGLHAIGVNIRDTWTGEQEELRAEIIIMASGSIESPRLWFNSGLPDNPWVGKGLVNHYMDWVSGIFDEKDLIPILGTSDIYPFVGNTCAARLDYPGLGTLQSVGMSPGLTASFYAVSESGYSFLNKPEMNDPWDIKGRLYGYELKESMDSYRKTLNILVSTDDEVDQRNGITLDASISDENGFVPVVSYQPTKQSRRKRSQLVKIAADLLRKAGAKKVIWTNWPAGMMIHIESTMRMGFVVDQDCESFQVKRLYIADNSVHFNSLGGVNPTLTTQALATRTAEKLFKKYFN
- a CDS encoding FMN-binding negative transcriptional regulator, which produces MYIPKHFTIKNEEVIYDFIEKNSFATLFSQHNGEPYATHLPLLLNKEEGFLYGHFARTNQQWKDIEGQNVLVIFQGPHCYISPSWYETNQAVPTWNYIAIHVYGELEIVEEEKEVFESLVDMVSKYEKIDSSYHLENVDETYIKGMSKGIVGFKININKIEGKAKLSQNHPEARQELIIKQLENSADQNDILIAQLMKKNIEKK
- a CDS encoding LytR family transcriptional regulator — encoded protein: MRRRKRRRLKWRNIIRLFIFIFLIVGGIYGFTVYKSFNSAVATMHEPLDDKQNSEKQPKALKKKEPFSVLMLGVDEREGDSGRSDTMIVLTVNPNNNSVKMLSIPRDTMTEIVGKGKEDKINHAYAFGGVPMAVDTVENFLDIPIDYYVKINMEGFKDIIDTVGGINVENDLAFKIEGFSFPAGKIHLNGEEALAFIRMRYDDPNGDFGRQERQRQVIQAVIKEGASITSLSKAPDIFQAIGSNIKTNLTFEEMISIQKNYKEAGKHIEQLTIISEGKMIDNIYYGIVTIAEQQRIQGELKAQLEMNSDS
- a CDS encoding CAP domain-containing protein encodes the protein MIKKKALLTLAAAAAVVMANPVLNKAEAADFTPVVQEKVYVYQGSNLNDINSVIEKYLASFGYKVTVPTQTQTNVPAQTQQTTPTITTTQPVQEQSVTTTQPTTTQTTSTLSAYEQKVVDLTNQERTKNGLPALKVDLTLSKMAREKSRDMSANGYFSHTSPTYGSPFDMMKKYGISYRYAGENIAMGQRTPEEVVKAWMNSEGHRKNILSPNFNYIGVGHVSQGNYWTQEFIGK